From one Triticum urartu cultivar G1812 chromosome 3, Tu2.1, whole genome shotgun sequence genomic stretch:
- the LOC125543707 gene encoding uncharacterized protein LOC125543707 — MSCAAVCAPPSGLGRHHGFPSSPSTVCRRRGRASYTIRACANSGDADDSGGGLLPRMVLHDSLEAAGVVTDHARAAREGFATQIGRLTRLNAETSIAISRGADLARAALCIAAEDDSLVSHSSVPLPVDAFIARLDDLSTGFLAAGFLPPSGAPPEVFFDHLDRYLYVHKGFRRTNVASDARAMYLHSTLTCRSGSALMLSLIYSEMLKTLRLYGLLDFDEEISFPHDLDGCPRGYDKRRSKFCDEPNIMTAKSLLVEILQTLKGMFWPFQSNQSSSLFLNAVAANHHGPGNVGGSQARSCGNISAIEMAAAKSAQHRLMRGVWTNVRFGDMRRALAACERLILLNHNPCELRDYAALLYHCGYYKDCLQYLTSYQIAMVGQPRTNPLEMLEDDAVNTLTARVNLILAEDGWDSHRPAASYWTKNSEPW; from the exons ATGAGTTGCGCGGCGGTGTGTGCTCCCCCCTCCGGTCTCGGCCGTCACCACGGCTTCCCCTCCTCCCCCTCGACTGTATGCAGGCGACGGGGGAGAGCCTCCTACACTATCCGGGCCTGTGCCAACTCCGGCGACGCGGATGACAGCGGCGGAGGTCTCCTACCTCGGATGGTGCTGCACGACTCGCTCGAGGCCGCGGGGGTCGTCACTGATCACGCTAGGGCGGCGAGGGAGGGGTTCGCGACGCAGATTGGGAGGCTCACGAGGCTCAACGCGGAGACCAGCATCGCCATCAGCCGCGGCGCCGATCTCGCGCGGGCCGCGCTCTGTATCGCGGCCGAGGACGACTCGCTCGTCTCCCACTCTTCCGTGCCGCTGCCCGTCGACGCCTTCATTGCTCGCCTTGACGACCTTTCCACCGGGTTCCTCGCCGCGGGATTCCTCCCGCCCTCCGGCGCGCCGCCCGAGGTCTTCTTCGACCACCTcgaccgctacctctacgtccaCAAG GGCTTTCGAAGAACAAACGTAGCATCAGATGCTCGGGCTATGTATCTTCACTCG ACTTTGACATGCCGATCAGGATCAGCTCTAATGCTTTCGTTGATATATTCGGAGATGCTAAAGACACTACGGTTATATGGCTTACTAGACTTCGATGAGGAGATCTCCTTTCCACATGATCTTGATGGCTGCCCTAGGGGCTATGACAAACGAAGAAGCAAGTTTTGTGATGAACCAAATATTATGACAGCAAAGTCACTTTTGGTTGAG ATTTTACAAACTCTGAAGGGTATGTTTTGGCCGTTCCAGTCTAATCAGTCAAGTAGCTTATTTTTGAATGCTGTTGCTGCAAACCACCATGGCCCTGGTAATGTAGGCGGCAGTCAAGCAAGGTCATGTGGCAATATAAG TGCCATAGAGATGGCTGCTGCTAAATCTGCTCAACATAGGTTGATGCGTGGAGTATGGACTAATGTGCGCTTTGGTGATATGCGTCGTGCTTTGGCAG CTTGCGAGAGACTGATCCTGCTGAATCACAATCCCTGTGAGCTTAGGGACTATGCTGCCCTTCTGTACCACTGTGGCTACTACAAAGATTGCCTGCAGTACTTAACATCGTACCAAATTGCCATG GTTGGACAGCCCCGGACCAATCCACTGGAGATGTTGGAGGACGACGCAGTGAACACTCTCACGGCACGAGTAAACCTAATTTTAGCAGAGGATGGCTGGGACAGCCACAGACCTGCTGCAAGTTACTGGACCAAAAATTCTGAGCCATGGTAG